A genomic window from Polaribacter gangjinensis includes:
- a CDS encoding SusC/RagA family TonB-linked outer membrane protein → MNKRLLIFLLCAFSFQLANAQKSISGKVTDNSGYALPGVSIQIKGTSIGAITNFDGEYSLTVPNDDVFIVFSYLGMTTREFKYIGQPTLNVVLEEEASRLNEIVIVGYSAVKKEDITGSISSINDSLIGVSKTPNLFDAIQGRIAGVNIVSQSGEPGAGVNFNVRGSNSVFSAGSPLFIIDGVQIDVNESEVASSGVGSSARMDPLATINPMDIESMEVLKDASATAIYGSRGANGVIIITTKGGKKGKLNLEYTTSLGFSEAANRINVINPEEYLIYRNLRDPGNDFTTLADGTPRDFSNISSRNWQNEALRTAATQNHFISVRGASDKSDYAASLGLVDQEGIIDKNNYRKYNASVKITHQQTEKLKLGFTMNSAFTELTGVANSGGGGDEFNGVVQFMVISNPWELPDLSDQDQFGNTNFISPLSLINEAEKKIRFTRTFGSLFSEYAFSKHLKMRTQIGTTFTGSKLQEFHSSNSLFGFRWNGRAVIRQVETNSYNLSHTFQFSKTINKKHYVFALAGAEVARYMYEAFFNDVTGFENQSLGFNNIGIGQVFNDFGTERLPSNRISYFSNVNYTLKGKYLFTANFRADASDRFGAKNRWGFFPGAAFAWNAHKEKFIKDIPQINQLKLRASYGQTGNERIPQAARFGGMENAYYASNDQLNFGLAPSSLENTALKWETTTQFDAGLDIGLFKDRIHITADYYNKQTTDMLIRALVPAQSGFNAQWQNLGAIENKGFEFTLSTVNISKSNFRWTTDFNISFNRNKIKDLGNVEFIPTVIPGGWITNPGRVIVGQPIGTMYGYVFDGIHQEGNAEGAVPGTMKYRDLNGDGLIDDANDRTIIGDSNPLHIGGLNNSFSYKNFTFSFFFQWSYGNEVFNAAKLRTNGLQPFMNITRDYYENAWTPENQSNIAPAFGRVDQVPSSYFVEDASFLRLKTVNFSYDVPKEIFQNRAISGISLFLSANNLFTITDYTGFDPEVSSNNQLLPGFERFSYPRARTITLGLTIKL, encoded by the coding sequence ATGAATAAAAGATTATTAATTTTTCTGCTATGTGCATTTAGTTTTCAACTAGCAAATGCCCAAAAATCGATTTCTGGAAAAGTAACAGACAACAGTGGGTACGCACTTCCAGGAGTTTCAATTCAAATCAAAGGCACAAGTATTGGTGCCATTACTAATTTTGATGGAGAATATAGTTTAACAGTTCCAAATGATGATGTTTTTATTGTATTCAGTTATTTAGGAATGACAACTAGAGAGTTTAAATACATTGGTCAGCCTACTTTAAATGTTGTTTTAGAAGAAGAGGCAAGTAGATTGAATGAAATTGTCATTGTAGGATATAGTGCTGTAAAAAAAGAGGACATTACAGGTTCTATCAGTTCTATCAATGATAGTTTGATCGGTGTTTCAAAAACTCCCAATTTATTCGATGCTATTCAAGGAAGAATTGCGGGTGTAAACATCGTATCTCAATCAGGTGAACCAGGAGCTGGGGTTAATTTCAATGTTCGAGGTTCCAATTCCGTTTTCAGTGCAGGTTCTCCATTATTCATCATTGACGGTGTTCAAATAGACGTGAACGAAAGTGAAGTGGCAAGTTCAGGTGTTGGTTCATCAGCAAGAATGGACCCCTTAGCTACCATCAATCCAATGGATATCGAATCTATGGAAGTTTTGAAAGACGCCTCTGCTACCGCAATTTACGGTTCAAGAGGTGCGAATGGTGTGATCATCATTACCACAAAAGGTGGAAAAAAAGGAAAATTAAATTTAGAGTACACGACTTCTCTAGGTTTTTCCGAGGCAGCCAACAGAATAAATGTTATCAATCCGGAAGAGTATTTGATCTACAGAAATTTAAGAGATCCTGGCAATGACTTTACCACTTTAGCAGATGGAACTCCAAGAGATTTTTCAAATATTAGCAGCAGAAATTGGCAAAATGAAGCATTAAGAACAGCTGCTACTCAAAATCATTTTATCTCTGTAAGAGGAGCAAGTGATAAATCAGACTATGCTGCCAGTTTAGGGTTGGTTGATCAAGAAGGAATTATCGATAAGAACAATTATCGTAAATACAATGCGAGTGTTAAAATCACACATCAACAAACGGAAAAATTAAAATTAGGATTCACTATGAATTCTGCTTTTACTGAGTTAACAGGTGTTGCCAATAGTGGTGGTGGTGGAGATGAATTCAATGGAGTTGTGCAGTTTATGGTTATTTCTAATCCTTGGGAATTACCAGATTTGTCAGATCAAGATCAGTTTGGAAACACAAACTTTATTTCACCATTGTCTTTAATCAATGAAGCTGAAAAGAAAATTCGTTTTACAAGAACATTTGGTTCACTATTTAGTGAATATGCTTTTTCCAAACACTTAAAAATGCGAACTCAAATAGGAACTACTTTCACAGGGTCAAAATTACAAGAATTCCATAGTTCGAATAGTTTATTTGGTTTCCGTTGGAACGGTAGAGCAGTAATAAGACAAGTAGAAACAAATTCTTACAACTTATCTCATACCTTTCAATTTTCAAAAACAATCAATAAAAAGCACTACGTGTTTGCTCTTGCTGGTGCAGAGGTAGCAAGGTATATGTATGAAGCCTTTTTCAATGATGTTACAGGTTTCGAAAATCAATCTTTAGGATTCAATAATATTGGTATTGGTCAAGTGTTTAATGATTTTGGTACTGAGAGACTTCCTTCTAATAGAATTTCGTATTTCTCAAATGTCAATTATACTTTAAAAGGGAAATATTTATTTACAGCCAATTTTAGAGCAGATGCTTCTGATCGTTTTGGAGCAAAAAACAGATGGGGATTTTTCCCAGGAGCTGCATTTGCATGGAATGCTCATAAAGAAAAGTTTATTAAAGACATCCCTCAAATCAATCAGTTAAAATTGCGTGCTAGTTATGGGCAAACAGGAAATGAGAGAATACCTCAAGCGGCACGTTTTGGTGGAATGGAAAACGCGTATTACGCAAGTAATGACCAGTTAAATTTTGGATTGGCGCCAAGTTCACTTGAAAATACAGCGTTAAAATGGGAGACAACCACTCAGTTTGATGCAGGGTTGGATATCGGTCTTTTTAAAGATAGAATTCATATTACTGCAGATTATTATAACAAGCAAACTACTGATATGTTGATCAGAGCACTTGTCCCTGCTCAATCTGGATTCAATGCGCAATGGCAAAATTTGGGCGCAATAGAAAATAAAGGTTTTGAGTTTACTTTAAGTACTGTAAACATCAGTAAGTCTAATTTTAGATGGACAACCGATTTCAACATCAGTTTCAATAGAAATAAAATAAAGGATTTAGGGAATGTTGAATTTATTCCTACAGTAATTCCTGGGGGATGGATTACCAATCCAGGAAGAGTAATTGTTGGTCAACCAATTGGAACCATGTATGGATATGTTTTTGACGGCATTCATCAAGAAGGAAATGCAGAAGGCGCTGTGCCCGGAACCATGAAATACAGGGATTTAAATGGAGATGGTTTGATTGATGATGCGAATGATAGAACTATCATTGGAGATTCAAATCCATTGCATATAGGAGGTTTAAACAACTCTTTTTCATATAAAAACTTTACATTCTCCTTTTTCTTTCAATGGAGTTATGGAAACGAAGTATTCAATGCAGCAAAACTTAGAACAAACGGTTTGCAGCCTTTTATGAACATAACAAGAGATTATTATGAAAATGCTTGGACACCAGAAAATCAGTCAAATATCGCACCAGCTTTTGGTAGAGTTGATCAAGTTCCTTCAAGTTATTTTGTAGAAGATGCATCATTTTTACGACTAAAAACCGTAAATTTCTCGTATGATGTTCCAAAAGAAATATTCCAGAATCGTGCGATCAGCGGAATTTCATTGTTTTTATCAGCGAATAATTTATTTACAATTACAGACTACACTGGATTTGATCCAGAGGTAAGTTCAAACAATCAATTGTTGCCAGGATTTGAAAGATTCTCTTATCCAAGAGCAAGAACAATCACTTTAGGTTTAACTATTAAATTATAA
- a CDS encoding RagB/SusD family nutrient uptake outer membrane protein, whose amino-acid sequence MKNFKFYFTVLFLSVFIISCDEDILDSPPLSMVTTDSYYKTPEEAEIALTGVYHILSATAVQNFGNNSTFSRSLMVMLNGATDEVLAVNNQFEPEHRVWGNGTFTAQSNFVNETWVFLYSGISRANYLIDRIEAIEGFTGNRKNEIIAEARFMRGFYHMILSMMHGGIPVYDGVGQDITKPRSTIQEVYDLILADYKFAYETLQDRAQVQGRANKWTAAGFLAKAHTYLASAKNSGLNGFIDINSFDWVDSDQHYREALTYTQAIVSNSGYVLIPRYDYLFRESTKQHQYQETLLAAEASTSATRDAIHLLANTFLPQGNQNVTGGGFGWFRPTDELHKKYVVGDFRRDHNLTGNLNSVNNFEMIEGVKYFVPRTLPNTNQGYYSIGKYRMIDPALKLLPKWASTMNLPILRFADVLLMHAEAQYFTGNEAGARTTLSTIRQRAVTAGTTVTALNDAYRKANFVDELLEERSRELCFENWRRIDLARFNKFDQTINGLSTTEGFYNRVTVPIIQTNWRPERVWFPIPIIQIDLNKNLVPNQGY is encoded by the coding sequence ATGAAAAATTTTAAATTTTATTTTACAGTACTGTTTCTATCTGTATTTATCATTTCTTGTGATGAAGATATTTTAGATTCACCACCGCTATCTATGGTTACAACAGATAGCTATTATAAAACTCCAGAAGAGGCAGAAATTGCATTGACAGGAGTTTACCATATCCTTTCTGCAACTGCTGTTCAAAATTTTGGTAACAATTCAACCTTCTCAAGAAGTTTGATGGTGATGCTTAATGGTGCTACAGACGAAGTGCTAGCAGTAAACAACCAATTCGAACCTGAACACAGAGTTTGGGGAAATGGTACATTTACAGCACAAAGTAACTTTGTAAATGAAACTTGGGTATTTTTATATTCTGGAATCAGTAGAGCCAATTATTTGATTGACAGAATTGAGGCTATTGAAGGCTTTACAGGCAATAGAAAAAATGAAATCATTGCTGAAGCTAGATTCATGAGAGGATTTTATCACATGATTTTATCAATGATGCATGGTGGTATTCCTGTGTATGATGGTGTAGGTCAAGACATCACCAAACCTAGAAGCACCATTCAAGAAGTGTATGATTTAATTTTGGCGGATTATAAATTTGCCTACGAAACATTACAAGACAGAGCTCAAGTCCAAGGAAGAGCGAATAAATGGACTGCTGCAGGATTTTTAGCAAAAGCACATACCTATTTGGCAAGTGCAAAAAACTCTGGATTGAATGGTTTTATTGATATCAATAGTTTTGATTGGGTAGATAGTGACCAACATTATAGAGAAGCTTTAACGTACACACAAGCGATTGTTTCAAATAGTGGATATGTGTTGATTCCTAGATATGATTATTTGTTTAGAGAATCTACCAAGCAACATCAATATCAAGAAACACTATTAGCAGCGGAAGCTAGTACAAGTGCCACTCGCGATGCCATTCACTTATTAGCCAATACATTTTTACCTCAAGGAAATCAAAACGTGACTGGAGGAGGTTTTGGATGGTTTCGTCCAACAGATGAATTGCACAAAAAATATGTGGTAGGTGATTTTAGAAGAGATCATAATTTGACCGGAAATTTGAATTCAGTTAATAATTTTGAAATGATTGAAGGAGTGAAATATTTTGTGCCAAGAACCCTTCCAAATACCAATCAAGGATATTATAGTATAGGAAAATATCGAATGATTGACCCAGCTTTAAAACTGTTGCCAAAATGGGCTTCTACCATGAATTTACCAATTTTAAGATTTGCTGACGTTTTATTGATGCATGCAGAAGCGCAATATTTTACGGGTAATGAAGCAGGTGCAAGAACTACATTATCAACTATTAGACAAAGAGCAGTAACAGCTGGAACAACAGTAACTGCATTAAATGACGCTTATAGAAAAGCCAATTTTGTGGATGAGCTGTTAGAGGAGCGCTCACGCGAATTGTGTTTTGAAAATTGGAGAAGAATTGATTTAGCACGTTTCAATAAATTTGATCAAACCATTAATGGATTATCAACCACAGAAGGTTTTTACAACAGAGTAACTGTGCCAATTATTCAAACTAACTGGAGACCAGAGCGTGTTTGGTTCCCTATACCAATCATTCAAATAGATTTAAATAAAAACTTAGTTCCAAATCAAGGATATTAA
- a CDS encoding T9SS type A sorting domain-containing protein produces the protein MKKNYLLLLLLLINTVLFSQNIDFTNNAGTGDKLWSTATNWTPNGVPSSASIVRLPLIVESLVDADFTIKQILVPFGTSGDVPVGGTNTVTINVAVANAVAIDNASNNDIKLIFNGKVTINNSAGFSNMRNSNGTGNSIEFATGSTLKISTGFQPSEGSSNDFFFNGKIEGTANLRFGANTTSTFGNTVSNTGYTGELVQLLNSSIIVNTADDVVFYDGLKIQVNGNNSSATLNGENVFKSGITVGGTNTYTFNVNKNQSAMTNIIFQGGGTLNLVVDNAVTNLSFANNSANPWLTGTVNITGFKNGVIRFGTDNTGLTAQQLSQIKATGITAFALDSEGYLIDAATASVNDFEENTINPIAYPTISSDIINFKEAQNNVKVFDVNGRVILHNTAKNQTVLTVSSLPRGLYFVMFDNKKVEKIIKQ, from the coding sequence ATGAAAAAAAATTACCTTTTATTATTACTATTATTGATTAATACAGTATTATTTTCTCAAAATATTGATTTCACTAACAATGCTGGAACGGGAGATAAACTTTGGTCAACTGCAACAAACTGGACTCCGAATGGTGTTCCAAGTTCAGCAAGCATAGTTCGATTACCATTGATTGTTGAATCATTAGTAGATGCAGATTTTACAATCAAACAAATTCTTGTACCCTTTGGAACTTCAGGAGATGTTCCTGTTGGCGGAACTAATACCGTAACTATTAATGTTGCAGTTGCCAATGCAGTTGCTATTGATAATGCCTCTAATAATGATATCAAATTAATTTTTAATGGAAAAGTAACTATCAATAATTCTGCAGGTTTTTCAAATATGAGAAATAGTAATGGAACAGGAAATTCCATTGAATTTGCAACTGGCTCAACACTTAAAATTTCAACTGGTTTTCAGCCTTCTGAAGGGTCAAGTAACGACTTTTTCTTTAATGGAAAAATTGAAGGAACTGCTAATTTACGATTTGGTGCCAACACAACTTCTACATTTGGAAACACAGTATCAAATACAGGTTATACAGGTGAGTTGGTTCAGTTATTGAATTCCTCTATTATTGTAAACACTGCTGATGATGTTGTTTTTTATGACGGATTAAAAATACAAGTAAATGGAAACAATTCTTCAGCTACTTTAAATGGCGAAAATGTTTTTAAAAGTGGAATTACAGTTGGTGGAACAAATACATATACATTCAACGTAAATAAAAATCAAAGTGCCATGACGAACATCATTTTTCAAGGTGGTGGAACGTTAAATTTGGTAGTTGATAATGCTGTAACAAATTTATCTTTTGCGAATAATTCAGCGAATCCTTGGTTAACAGGAACTGTAAACATCACAGGGTTTAAAAATGGTGTGATCCGTTTTGGAACAGACAATACTGGACTAACAGCACAACAATTATCTCAAATCAAAGCAACTGGTATCACTGCTTTTGCATTGGATAGCGAAGGTTATTTGATTGATGCAGCAACAGCATCTGTAAACGATTTTGAAGAAAATACCATCAATCCAATTGCATATCCAACAATTTCTTCTGATATAATCAACTTTAAGGAAGCGCAAAATAATGTAAAAGTGTTTGATGTAAATGGTAGAGTTATTTTACACAATACAGCTAAAAATCAAACAGTTTTAACGGTTTCTTCATTACCAAGAGGTCTTTATTTTGTTATGTTTGACAATAAAAAAGTTGAAAAAATAATTAAACAATAG
- a CDS encoding LamG-like jellyroll fold domain-containing protein codes for MKTNWVFLFLISSLGIFAQFAPQPSFFRTQRQMPLVELTTTSTILVSSYGAVVNDGIDDTAAIQSAINAAVSSGTLQNPVRLLFDSGTYDIKATSAARDSHLLSMIDAKGVLFDGNGALFLIHNPVLGFMSTLRCANTIIKDFTIDYATLPFSQGKVTKVDAANGFFEFVVDDGFPLPVEQHFIDSPQRWGMFKNAKGGIKEGTRNLISHNRFFEPIGSRKYRYGGQSENSLINAEVGDYFVHIARYNGATAILNSGGKNLTYINVVVHASPSGGFNSRDSEEWNVINCQLKLKEGRVHTTNADAMHINGSKFGPWVEGCLFEGFSDDGMNLKYTKKIIKEVHSPTQITVQFTTKVGEVLEFYNPRDGIYLGTATITNVQNLGSNLFKITLSNAINITSVNEIDHQSTDKAYVESSSNESFIFRNNIIRNSRRYGILIQSKYALIENNLFQNLSGAAIRIENGVDWGEGFRADNIEIKNNRIENCGYDTGYIEESNSAAISIDFAKLSTPCSINTTWCGTTSATWQAHSNIRILDNTISYNKRGLYLKNINGLTLKNNFICHRDEDITLTNNQDPIEQTIFNTGNQNIEGYNLSTPTANLHFLLNEQSSQNIANTGSNTTVSLQINTQGGGEITKGFFDSEIGNAYKINTTNNGSLNLINANDNSSYSPATQGAARSFAFWVKPEEAIFQTFMYSGGPTDGEVFTIQMEDSGVVRVTDNNQNFVRMSDMPLNIGSWNHVVITVPTNNTLNSIQFYKNGVASTETYSGSNPLINTATNGINFFPRYKGLASDIRYFDYKLCSSEVESVFNDRRNTLSIDENPIDETLKVYPTLVTSSVFFSKPIQSVKVINMLGKTFVSKSKVNLSELDLSHLSSGVYILHINQNQMVKILKK; via the coding sequence ATGAAAACCAATTGGGTATTTTTATTTTTGATTTCTAGCTTGGGTATTTTTGCTCAATTTGCACCCCAACCAAGTTTTTTTAGAACCCAAAGACAAATGCCTTTGGTAGAACTTACTACAACTAGCACCATTCTTGTTTCAAGTTATGGTGCTGTTGTTAACGATGGTATAGATGATACTGCTGCTATACAAAGTGCCATCAATGCTGCAGTAAGCTCAGGAACGCTACAAAATCCTGTAAGATTATTGTTTGATAGTGGTACGTATGATATTAAAGCTACTTCTGCTGCAAGAGATTCACATTTACTGAGTATGATTGATGCGAAAGGCGTCCTTTTTGATGGTAATGGTGCGCTTTTTTTGATTCATAATCCTGTTTTGGGTTTTATGTCAACCTTAAGATGTGCCAATACAATTATCAAAGACTTTACGATTGATTATGCAACATTGCCTTTTTCACAAGGCAAAGTTACCAAGGTTGATGCAGCCAATGGATTTTTTGAATTTGTGGTTGATGATGGTTTTCCATTACCTGTAGAACAGCATTTTATTGATTCTCCTCAACGTTGGGGAATGTTTAAAAACGCTAAAGGAGGTATTAAAGAAGGTACGCGTAATTTAATTTCTCACAATCGATTTTTTGAACCAATAGGTTCAAGAAAATATAGATATGGTGGCCAAAGTGAAAACAGTTTAATTAACGCTGAAGTTGGAGATTATTTTGTGCATATTGCTAGATATAATGGTGCAACAGCAATTTTAAATTCTGGAGGTAAAAATCTTACATATATCAATGTAGTTGTTCACGCAAGTCCTTCAGGAGGTTTTAATTCAAGAGATTCAGAAGAGTGGAATGTGATCAATTGCCAATTAAAACTAAAAGAAGGTCGTGTGCATACTACAAATGCGGATGCTATGCACATCAATGGCAGTAAATTTGGGCCATGGGTTGAAGGTTGTCTTTTTGAAGGGTTTTCTGATGATGGTATGAATTTAAAGTACACCAAAAAAATAATAAAAGAAGTTCATAGTCCCACTCAAATAACCGTTCAATTTACTACAAAAGTTGGTGAAGTATTAGAATTTTACAATCCAAGAGATGGCATTTATTTAGGTACTGCAACTATAACTAACGTGCAAAATTTAGGTAGTAATCTTTTTAAAATCACCTTATCTAATGCAATTAATATCACTTCTGTAAATGAAATAGATCATCAATCAACAGATAAAGCTTATGTAGAAAGTAGCTCTAATGAATCTTTTATTTTTAGAAACAATATTATTCGAAATTCAAGAAGATATGGTATTTTAATACAAAGTAAATATGCGTTGATTGAAAATAATTTGTTTCAAAATTTAAGTGGGGCAGCTATTAGAATTGAAAATGGTGTTGATTGGGGTGAAGGTTTTAGAGCTGATAATATTGAAATCAAAAATAATAGAATAGAAAACTGTGGTTACGATACTGGCTATATTGAAGAAAGTAACTCCGCCGCAATTTCAATTGATTTTGCAAAATTGAGCACTCCATGTTCAATAAATACAACTTGGTGTGGAACAACTAGTGCAACTTGGCAAGCGCATAGCAACATCCGAATTTTAGACAATACAATTTCATATAACAAAAGAGGATTATATCTTAAAAACATCAATGGTTTAACACTTAAAAACAATTTTATTTGCCATAGAGATGAAGATATCACTTTAACAAACAATCAAGACCCAATTGAGCAAACCATTTTTAACACAGGTAACCAAAATATTGAAGGGTATAATTTATCTACACCAACTGCAAATTTGCATTTTTTGTTAAATGAACAAAGCTCACAAAATATTGCTAATACTGGGTCTAATACAACAGTTTCTTTACAAATTAACACACAAGGTGGAGGTGAGATAACTAAAGGATTTTTTGATTCAGAAATTGGCAATGCTTACAAAATAAATACGACTAATAATGGTTCGCTAAACCTGATAAATGCAAACGACAATTCATCATATTCCCCTGCAACACAAGGTGCTGCAAGATCATTTGCCTTTTGGGTAAAACCAGAAGAAGCCATTTTTCAAACCTTTATGTATAGTGGAGGTCCAACAGATGGCGAAGTCTTTACCATTCAAATGGAAGATAGTGGAGTGGTAAGAGTTACAGATAACAATCAAAATTTTGTTAGAATGTCAGATATGCCTTTAAATATTGGTAGCTGGAATCATGTTGTCATCACAGTGCCTACAAACAATACGCTGAATAGTATCCAATTTTACAAAAATGGAGTTGCATCAACAGAAACCTATTCAGGCTCAAATCCACTGATTAATACTGCCACTAACGGAATTAATTTTTTTCCAAGATATAAAGGTTTAGCCAGTGATATCCGTTATTTTGATTATAAATTGTGCAGTAGTGAAGTAGAAAGTGTGTTTAATGATAGAAGAAATACGTTGTCAATTGATGAAAACCCAATTGATGAAACGCTAAAAGTTTATCCAACTTTAGTAACATCATCTGTATTTTTCAGCAAACCTATTCAATCAGTAAAAGTGATCAATATGTTAGGAAAAACTTTTGTTTCAAAATCGAAAGTCAATCTTTCAGAATTGGATTTATCACATTTATCCTCTGGTGTTTACATCTTACACATCAATCAAAATCAAATGGTTAAAATTTTAAAGAAGTAA
- a CDS encoding right-handed parallel beta-helix repeat-containing protein, producing MKKISFIIFLLSIAINAQYQFKLPEHFRTKRELPLIDFPTSVDAILTDFGAIPNDGKDDTEAIFKSLEYARKLSLFGSNVRIVFAKGKYDLFTNKNNNHLIEVKNLKNVIIDGNGAEITIHDPLKGFMSIFKCNNIIVKNLYIDYDPLPFTQGKITAINLEDKTFELKIDEGFPYLNHTMFQESNQVWGMLMDPKIPGKLKDGAPNLFASKQFEEIEKGLFKVKINAINLLKAMEVGDSYVHIARFNGKSIFSTSFSKNITYLDVTSYSSPAGTYQAHNMEEWNVINCKIKLKPGRLHSANADSFHVNGGKFGPWIENGYFEGYSDDAVNLKYAKRSIIKQLSPTEIVIKHTLEVNEVIKIFNPRDGELIGTYKILEAKPDGLPNVKITLDKPITVQLQVGEETNDDVAYVDSQSNESFVIRNNTFRNARRYGILIQATNGLIERNIFENLSQSAITIYNGVDWGEGFTANNIVINQNIFNNCGYDSAYLSDYDAATIKMSVKKLKNKVPNGKWYGVTTANWQALENITITNNTFSYNKKALSIESTVNAVIKSNMFIKNSKDLSKQSELIFENNNTNLIFENK from the coding sequence ATGAAAAAAATTTCTTTTATCATATTTCTTTTGAGCATTGCAATAAATGCCCAATATCAATTTAAATTACCCGAACATTTTAGAACAAAAAGAGAGTTACCTCTTATTGATTTTCCTACAAGTGTTGATGCCATATTAACTGATTTTGGTGCCATACCAAATGATGGTAAAGACGATACAGAGGCAATTTTTAAATCATTAGAATATGCTAGAAAATTAAGTTTATTTGGTTCTAATGTTAGAATCGTTTTTGCTAAAGGGAAGTATGATTTATTTACAAATAAAAACAACAACCATTTAATTGAAGTAAAAAACCTAAAAAATGTAATTATTGATGGTAATGGCGCAGAAATTACCATTCATGATCCTTTAAAAGGTTTCATGTCAATTTTTAAATGCAACAATATCATCGTAAAAAACTTATACATAGACTATGACCCACTTCCTTTTACACAAGGAAAAATAACGGCTATAAATTTAGAAGACAAAACATTTGAGCTAAAAATTGATGAAGGTTTTCCATATTTAAATCATACCATGTTTCAAGAATCGAATCAAGTTTGGGGCATGTTAATGGATCCTAAAATTCCAGGGAAATTAAAAGATGGCGCTCCCAATTTATTTGCTTCTAAGCAATTTGAAGAAATTGAAAAAGGACTTTTTAAAGTGAAAATAAATGCCATTAATTTACTAAAGGCTATGGAAGTTGGTGATTCTTATGTTCATATAGCTCGTTTTAATGGTAAATCTATTTTTTCGACATCGTTTAGTAAAAATATTACCTATTTAGATGTAACAAGTTATTCAAGTCCTGCAGGCACCTATCAAGCGCACAATATGGAAGAGTGGAATGTAATTAACTGTAAAATAAAATTAAAACCTGGCAGGTTACATAGTGCAAATGCTGATAGTTTTCACGTAAATGGGGGTAAATTTGGTCCTTGGATAGAAAATGGATATTTTGAAGGATATAGTGATGACGCTGTCAATTTAAAGTATGCAAAAAGAAGTATCATAAAACAACTATCACCAACAGAAATTGTTATCAAACATACCTTAGAGGTTAATGAAGTAATCAAAATTTTTAATCCAAGAGATGGTGAGTTAATTGGAACTTATAAAATTTTAGAAGCAAAACCAGATGGTTTACCTAATGTAAAAATTACGCTTGATAAACCAATAACTGTTCAATTACAAGTGGGTGAAGAAACCAATGATGATGTAGCTTATGTTGATTCGCAATCAAACGAATCATTTGTAATTAGAAACAACACATTTAGAAATGCCCGTAGATATGGCATATTAATTCAAGCCACAAATGGCTTAATAGAGCGCAATATTTTTGAAAATTTAAGCCAATCTGCCATTACGATTTACAATGGGGTTGATTGGGGTGAAGGATTTACAGCGAATAATATAGTTATCAACCAAAATATTTTTAATAACTGCGGATACGATTCTGCTTACTTGTCAGATTATGATGCAGCTACCATAAAAATGAGTGTTAAAAAGTTAAAAAATAAAGTTCCTAACGGAAAATGGTATGGAGTAACAACTGCAAATTGGCAAGCACTAGAAAACATAACGATAACAAACAATACTTTTTCATATAATAAAAAAGCCTTGTCTATAGAGTCTACAGTAAATGCGGTTATAAAATCGAATATGTTTATTAAAAATTCAAAAGACTTATCAAAACAGAGTGAACTTATTTTTGAAAATAACAATACCAATCTAATTTTCGAAAATAAATAA